A stretch of DNA from Ignavibacteria bacterium:
CACCTTCGAGTGCTTCGCGCCGGGTTCTAATTCTCGAACCTAGCATTACATCGAAATAACCGTCGCGGATAAATTCGATAAAGTATTTTACAAGTTTTGGATCGTATTGATAATCGGGATGAAGCATGATTATAATATCGGCACCATGTTCCAATGCAAGTCGATAACAAGTTTTCTGCGTTCCGCCGTAGCCGATATTTTTTTCATGCGAGTGAACTATCAAACCCAAACGATTGGCTACTTCAACGGTCCTATCACTGCTTCCATCGTCAACGAGAATCATTTCATCGATATATTCTCGCGGAATATCGTTTACTGTCTGTTCAAGGGTTTTTTCGGCAAAGTATGCGGGAAAAATAATAATTGCTTTCGGTTGTCGAGTTGTCATCTTTGAATGAATTTATTCATTTCAAACTACCATGTTTTTAATTTTCGTGTAATTTGTAATAATTTGTGTCTAAAAAACCACATACTAATTACGCGAATTATTTATAAACAAACTTCTGTATCAACAAAACTACCGCCATGCAAAAAATAACGGCATTTGTAACCATTATTGCCCAATCGTTGCGATAAGTTCCGTAAATAAACCACAGCACCGTAGCAACGATAATCATAAATACAAAAATCCATGAGATGTCTTTTACACTTTTTGTCTTGAATCCCTTAATAACTTGGGGCATGAGATTCAAACAGCTTAAAGTAACGGCAAAGCCGCCGATGAGTTCGTAGATGTTCATGATAATTCTGCTATTTTTTTTAGTTATTAAATTGAGCAAAGTTACAAAAAATTTGAGTCTCGTTTTTATTTTAATGATTGTTTACGTTTTGCAGGAAATTTGGAGTAATAAGATGCACCGCGTCTTTAGAAAAAATTCACAAAGTTGTTATTAGAAATTTTTGCAATGGCTTTACTATGGGCATTATAGAAAGTTTTACACTGAAACACATACGTAACTTGAGTGATGAGAGTGCATTGCAAACTCGCGACCCACTAATTAAGAGTCTTACTCCAAATTTCTGTAACTCATTTAATTATAATAAGTTAAAACTCTCTGCCATAGTATTTGCCATAGTGGTTTATCCAAAAATATTTTTTACTTAGCAATTTTTCTCTTTGTAGTCCTAGCATTAAATATTGTAAAAATTATCAATATCTTTTTTCGAATATCTTCCTGTAATATTAATCTTAGAAAAAGATACTTGCTAGTCCATTTCCTATAGTACTAACTATATTCTTTAGAGATGTAAGTCGAATGAATGAAACCGAAAAAAAATAGAAAACCAAATCACTACTAAGGACATCATTCATAATTTGATAAAAACAATTAAATAAAAAAGTGAAAGGACCTTAACACCTATTTATCAATATATTTTCCTTATAACATTTTAGGTTTCTATGAGACTATTAATTTTTATATTTTTACGAAGTATCAATGATAATCTTCGAAATTGAAAAGTCCAGACAAGAATTAATTAGAAAGCTGCAATTAGCCAGCTTCCCAAGACAAGTACTTTTTATTCTAAAAGATTTTTTTGATCAATTAATGCATTCTGATTATTCGTTAAATGAATCTTATTTTCTTGAATTTATTGAAAAATATCTTGAATGCTTAAAGAACTATGAGCCGTTTTATATTCATCCAAAGTACACCAAGGAAATATTATTACAAGCTAATACACTTAAGAATATTTCAGTCCTTTCAAATTTTAAAGTTGAGTTAATTCAATCATCAATAAATTTAGAACGAAAGCTTTCAAAACTAAAAGACATTTTAGAAAGCAAAATACAAGAGACTGAACGTGCAGTACTTTTTCCAGTCCTTGAAACTCATGATGGACAAATAAAAACAGTTTCCCTTGGACTTTTGGAAAGTCTAACAATTAAAATTCAGGCAGCTAAAAGGGAAAATAAATTCATAGTAGTTCCAAGCGCAATGGAAATTGAAGAAAGGATTTCCAATCAAATAAATATCTCATGGAACTTAGCTCTAAAATTCATAAAAAAATATTTGAGAAAAGTAAATCCCTATCATGAAGTAATCATACAGTTCGATAAACGTTTTGGATTTTACATTGGAGAATCTCTTGGAATAGCATTAACAATAGGTTTTATAGAACAACTACTTTACTTCTACAATTCTACTTCCATCATAAATATAAGAGATAACATCTCAGTTACCGGCGGAATCGATAAGGATGGAAAAGTTAAGAAAATCTCCACTGAAATAATAAAACAGAAGGTCGAAACGGTATTCTTTTCTCCAACTCAGATATTTGTTGTGCCGATAGAGGGGGAACTTGAGGCTAAGGTTAAGGTTGAGGAATTCAATAAAGAATATCCTAACAAAAAATTAGAAATTATCGGCGTTGAAAACTTAAACGATATTTTTAACAGAAGAAATTTAATTGATATTAGAAAACAAAATCCAATTGTACGAACAACAAAAGGCATCCGAAAACATTGGCTCGGAAGTATTGCGTTGTCACTTCTACTTTTATTGGTTGGATTTCTTTTGTTTTATAATCTTGATGATAATCCAACTTTTGTCTACAGAGATGAAAGA
This window harbors:
- a CDS encoding glycosyltransferase family 2 protein → MTTRQPKAIIIFPAYFAEKTLEQTVNDIPREYIDEMILVDDGSSDRTVEVANRLGLIVHSHEKNIGYGGTQKTCYRLALEHGADIIIMLHPDYQYDPKLVKYFIEFIRDGYFDVMLGSRIRTRREALEGGMPLYKYIGNRILTFIENLVSGQNLSEWHTGMRAYKREVLETINFNKNSNGFVFDSQVLFQIVENNFRIGEIPVPVRYFKNSSSIDFFESVKYGIGTLFEALSYLIRNFIRQIKKFL